In the genome of Candidatus Angelobacter sp., the window GTCGAGCAGGACATGTTCGATGCTGGATGGGGAAGGTTCGGAAATCGGGTTATTCGGAGCGGGCGATTTCATATTTCAGCCCAAAGATTGGTTGCGGGGGCAGGATTTGAACCTGCGGCCTTCAGGTTATGAGCCTGACGAGCTACCGGGCTGCTCCACCCCGCGATCAAAACCACCTTAATAATGGCCCCGGTCCGTGAATCTGCAAGTCCTTTTATCGCATTTCGCCTTTAACCGTAGTATCGCCGCAGAACCGGTGACATTTTGCCGACTTTGAGCACACTCTCAACCACCCCCGGGTCCAGTTTAGACTCGTTTTCGAGTTTGATGACCTGCCCCCCCTCTACTGCGGCGATGGGCAAACCGTCGCGCAACAAGATGCGATTCGCAGGGATGGCGGCAACGCGCGGGCCGGGAGTGAGAATTCCTATCAGGTTCAACGGATCGGCTCCGCTGATGACGATCATCTCGCCTGTGGAATGCTTCTTTCGGACGGCGCGCAACAATCCGACGGCCTCGGGCAAGGCGAATTGTTCCCCGCTTACACCACTCACAAAGTATCCCCCCCGAATTTCGCCGCGCGCCTCCAGCCGGCGATACACGCGCACCAGTTCGATCCACGACGCGTTCAACGACTCCCGTTCCAACACCCGCCGGAACACGACCCCGTATCGCCGCAGCAAGACGTGTGCGTATGCACGGATGGCCTCGTCCTTCTTTGCAACGGACGCAAGCGTCCGCTGATTCTCGCTCGGCGCGTCCGGTTCCGCGCTCAAGGCCGGGTCGAATTTCCCCGCTGCGGCCAGCGCACCGCGCAGCAACGACCATCGGCCGCCAGATTCGATGCTGGTGACCGTAGTGTGGCGACGTTTCCGTTCCAAGCCGGCGAACGGCGCCCGCTTTTCCGAAGGAACCAACAGTGCCCTCAACCCTTCGAAGCCGTCGGCGGTGACGAATCCCTGCGCGGCCAGTTCACCGAGCGCCTGTTCAACACGCGAGGGGAGCAGCCCGGTCTGCCGCACAATTTCGTCGAAAAACAAGGCGCCACGCTGCGATAACGTTTTCAGAACATGGGCCGTGTCGGGCGAGAATTCCAGATCGGCTCCGTTCGCGGAAAGTTCCAGCCAGTGTGACAGGTGTTCGCGTGCAAAGAATGAGACCGGACTGGACCGCACGGGAGTGAACGCCCGCGTCTTTTGATTTTGGGGCGGAGAAAGCCGCCCCCAACCGATGCGCCCAGTGAAGCAAAGCTGGTCCAACCACTGCGGAGCATAATCCTTTACGCGCAACGCGATCACTTCCGGTTCCCACGCCGCCGCCGGTAACTCGTAACCGTCGAGCAATTCCAAAACGGCACCCGTGCCTTCCGGTCCTTCGGCGCGATGTCCGGCCTCAACGCGTTGCCACACCAGAAGGAAGCGCAGGAAATCGGCAACCGGAACCGGCTGAATTTCGGCGCGGAGACGGTTGATCGTGAGCCTGTGAATGCGCGCGAGCAAACGCCGGTCGCACCACTCCAGTCCCTTCTCACCAGGGTGAAACTGTCCGCGCAAAATGAATCCCTCGGCCTCCAGCCCCAGCAACGCGGCGTCAATTTCTGTTTGCGGCAGCCGGAAGAACTGCGCCAGCACGGGAGCCGCGGTTGGGCCGGAGGCCTCCATCCGTCCGCGCACCAGTTCGCGAATCGCGTTGGCTCGTTCCCAGGGCCGGTTCAATTCGGATTCCGGCGGTTCAATCGAGGGTTGGGTTTGAGTGCCGGGATAGACTGCTTGCACCATCGGCAGCCGTTCAGCAGCGACCCAAAACGCGGGCTCCGACGAGAGCCGACCCGCCCGCCGCTCGGCCACGAGCGCTTCAAGGAGTCCTGTACCTCCGTTTTCGGCGGTGGATCGTCTCACTTCCTCTTCCGTCATTGCGCCCAACAACAACAACGCTTCGTGCAATTCATCTGCATTGGTAGAATGTGGCCACGCCTCCACACCAACCCGTTCGATCGCAGCAGCGTCAAGGATGCCGAGTTCACGGTCGGCAGACGACTCGCTCGCTCGCCGCGTCTGGACCGCCTGGGTCCGCCGTTCTTCCAGTGGCGCGTTATCCAGGAATGCGTACGGCTTTGCGTTGAGGATTTCGTGCGCCAGTGGCGACGGTTCGAGCAAATCAAGCGCGAGGCACTCAATTTCACCTTGTTCAATCGAGCGCAGCAATGCCTCCAGTCCGTCGATGTCCATCGCCTCGGTCAGGCAGTCTTCGATCGTCTGGCGCACCAGTGGGTGGTCCGGGATCTCACGGTCGCCCGTGATGTTTTCGAGGCAGGCAAGCTGGTCGGGAAAAACCGCCGCAATCAGGTTTTCCGCCTCCATGCGCTGCAACGGCGCTGGCACCTTGCGTCCGCCGCGCTGACGCGGAAGAGCGAGCGCGCGCGACGCGTTCCAGCGCCAGCGGATCGGAAACATCGGCGCATCGAACAGCGCCTGGACGAGGATGTCGCGGACCGTTTGACTGTTCAAATAGCGAAAAACCTCATCAAGCGGGAACGAGTGTTGCGTGCCGAGCGAAAGAACGATGGCATCGTCAGTCGCCGCGGCCTGCAGTTCAAAATTAAACGAGCGACAAAACCGTTTGCGCAACGCCAGGCCCCAGGCCCGGTTGAGCCGGATGCCGAACGGCGCGTGGATGACGAGTTGCATTCCACCGGACTCGTCAAAGAAACGCTCCATTACGATTTTTTTCTGCGAAGGAATTACGCCGAGCGCCTTGAATGCCGCGCCGAAGTAATCAGCAAGCTGGCGCGCGCCTGATTCGGAAAGATCCGTTTGCACCGCCAGCCAGTTCGCGACGTCCGCGCCCTGCTTCAACATCCGCTCCAACTCCTCCCGCAGTCCCGCTACGGCCAGGGACAGTTCCCGCGTTCGACCCGGCGCTTCACCCAGCCAGAACGGAATGCCCGGTGGCTGGCCATGCGCATCCTCGACGCGTACCGTGCCAGAATTGATCCCCAGGATTTTCCACGACGCGTTGCCAAGCTGGAATATCTCACCGGCCATGCTCTCAACCGCGAAATCTTCGTTCACCGTTCCAAGGAACGTTTCACCGGGCTCGAGCACGACGCGATAATCGGCGTTGTCCGGAATCGCGCCACCGGAAGTCAGTGCGATCAGTCGCGAGCCGCGCCGGCCGCGGACGCGATGGTTCACCGCATCATGGTGTATCAGGGCGCTGCGCCGGCCGCGTTTCGTGCTGAAACCGTCTGCCAGCATCTTCAGGACGTCGTCAAACTCCGGGCGCGCCAGATTTCGATACGGATACGCTGCCCGCACCAGATCGAAAAGGTGCTGCTCCCCACAGTCTTCGCAAGCAGCGCTGGCGACGATCTGCTGCGCAAGGATGTCGAGCGGCTTTTGGGGAATATGGAGACAGTCGAGTTCGCCGCGGCGGATGCAGCGCAGGATGGCAACGCATTCGACCAGCTCATCACGGGTCAGTGGAAAGAGACGCCCCTTGGGCAATCCGCCTCGTCTATGCTCGGCGCGTCCAACGCGCTGTAGAAGAGTGGCGATTGAACGCGTCGAGCCGAGTTGGCAAACCAGATCCACCGAACCAATGTCTATCCCCAGTTCCAACGATGCCGTGGCAACCAATGCAGACAGTTCACCGCGCTTCAGACGGTTTTCCGCGTCCAACCGCAGCTTCGCCGACAGACTGCCGTGGTGCGATGTGACCTTGTCCTCGCCGAGGCGTTCGGTCAGATGACGGGTCACACGCTCGGCCATCCGCCGCGTATTGACGAACACGAGTGTGGTCCGATGTTGCTCGATCAAATCGGCCAGCCGGGTGTACACCTCGGCCCATACTTCGTTCGACATCACGGCTTCAAGCGGCGAGCCGGGCAGTTCAATGGCCAGATCGAGCTTGCGCGAATGTCCCGAGTCAATGATGCGACACCGGGCATTGCCCGTTTCGTCGAGGCCGCCCGTGCCGACCAGAAACCGGGCCACTTCCTCGATCGGTTTTTGTGTTGCAGACAAACCGATGCGTTGCAGCGGTCCCTTCACCAACGCTTGCAACCGCTCGATGCTCAATCCCAAATGAGAGCCGCGCCGGTTGCTCACCACCGCGTGGATTTCGTCCACAATCAACGTACGCACGGTGGACAGGACCTTTCGCCCCGACTCCGAGGTAAGCAGCAAATAGAAAGATTCGGGCGTGGTCACCAGAATATGCGGTGGCCGTTTCACGATGGCCTGGCGCTTCGACGCAGAAGTGTCGCCGGTCCGGACCTCGGCGCGCACTTCGATATCGCGCGCTGCGGTTGCCACCAGCGTGGAGCGAATGCCCGCGAGCGGCTCCTCGAGATTCTTGTGGATGTCGTTGCTGAGCGCCTTGAGCGGCGAGATATAAACGACGCGCGTCTCGTCCGTAAGGTCTCCTTCCAGCCCTTCCCGGAACAATGCGTCGAGTGACGCAAGAAATGCCGCCAGCGTTTTGCCCGATCCGGTCGGCGCGGCGATCAACGTGTGCGCGCCCGACTGGATCGCCGGCCAGCCCCGCTCCTGGGGTTCCGTCGGGGTTCCGAATTTCTGCTG includes:
- a CDS encoding DEAD/DEAH box helicase, whose translation is MHRFGFHPVVARWFQQKFGTPTEPQERGWPAIQSGAHTLIAAPTGSGKTLAAFLASLDALFREGLEGDLTDETRVVYISPLKALSNDIHKNLEEPLAGIRSTLVATAARDIEVRAEVRTGDTSASKRQAIVKRPPHILVTTPESFYLLLTSESGRKVLSTVRTLIVDEIHAVVSNRRGSHLGLSIERLQALVKGPLQRIGLSATQKPIEEVARFLVGTGGLDETGNARCRIIDSGHSRKLDLAIELPGSPLEAVMSNEVWAEVYTRLADLIEQHRTTLVFVNTRRMAERVTRHLTERLGEDKVTSHHGSLSAKLRLDAENRLKRGELSALVATASLELGIDIGSVDLVCQLGSTRSIATLLQRVGRAEHRRGGLPKGRLFPLTRDELVECVAILRCIRRGELDCLHIPQKPLDILAQQIVASAACEDCGEQHLFDLVRAAYPYRNLARPEFDDVLKMLADGFSTKRGRRSALIHHDAVNHRVRGRRGSRLIALTSGGAIPDNADYRVVLEPGETFLGTVNEDFAVESMAGEIFQLGNASWKILGINSGTVRVEDAHGQPPGIPFWLGEAPGRTRELSLAVAGLREELERMLKQGADVANWLAVQTDLSESGARQLADYFGAAFKALGVIPSQKKIVMERFFDESGGMQLVIHAPFGIRLNRAWGLALRKRFCRSFNFELQAAATDDAIVLSLGTQHSFPLDEVFRYLNSQTVRDILVQALFDAPMFPIRWRWNASRALALPRQRGGRKVPAPLQRMEAENLIAAVFPDQLACLENITGDREIPDHPLVRQTIEDCLTEAMDIDGLEALLRSIEQGEIECLALDLLEPSPLAHEILNAKPYAFLDNAPLEERRTQAVQTRRASESSADRELGILDAAAIERVGVEAWPHSTNADELHEALLLLGAMTEEEVRRSTAENGGTGLLEALVAERRAGRLSSEPAFWVAAERLPMVQAVYPGTQTQPSIEPPESELNRPWERANAIRELVRGRMEASGPTAAPVLAQFFRLPQTEIDAALLGLEAEGFILRGQFHPGEKGLEWCDRRLLARIHRLTINRLRAEIQPVPVADFLRFLLVWQRVEAGHRAEGPEGTGAVLELLDGYELPAAAWEPEVIALRVKDYAPQWLDQLCFTGRIGWGRLSPPQNQKTRAFTPVRSSPVSFFAREHLSHWLELSANGADLEFSPDTAHVLKTLSQRGALFFDEIVRQTGLLPSRVEQALGELAAQGFVTADGFEGLRALLVPSEKRAPFAGLERKRRHTTVTSIESGGRWSLLRGALAAAGKFDPALSAEPDAPSENQRTLASVAKKDEAIRAYAHVLLRRYGVVFRRVLERESLNASWIELVRVYRRLEARGEIRGGYFVSGVSGEQFALPEAVGLLRAVRKKHSTGEMIVISGADPLNLIGILTPGPRVAAIPANRILLRDGLPIAAVEGGQVIKLENESKLDPGVVESVLKVGKMSPVLRRYYG